The Microcella sp. genome includes the window AACGCCTGGAACAACGGGTGGGTGCACCCGGTTCCTCCCGAGCGACTCACGGGCAAGACCGTCGCCGTGGTCGGTTCGGGGCCCGCGGGGCTCGCGGCTGCGCAGCAGCTCACACGAGTCGGGCACACCGTCGCCGTCTTCGAGAAGGACGACCGCATCGGAGGCCTGCTGCGGTACGGCATCCCCGATTTCAAGATGGAGAAGCGCCATCTGGATGCTCGCCTCACGCAGATGCAGGCCGAAGGCACCCGGTTCCGCGCCGGTGTCGAGATCGGCCTCGACATCACCTGGGATGAGCTGCGCACTCGCTACGACGCGATCGTCATCGCGACCGGAGCCCCGGTGCCCCGCGATCTGCCGATTCCCGGCCGCGACGCGCTCGGCGTGCACTTCGCCATGGAGTACCTCACGCAGGCCAACAGGGTGCAGGCGGGCGACGAGGTTGCCGACCAGATCACCGCAGAAGGCAAGCATGTGGTCGTCTTGGGCGGCGGCGACACCGGCGCAGACTGCATCGGAACAGCGCATCGGCAGTCGGCGCTGTCGGTCACCAACCTCGCGATCGGCCAGCAGCCACCGCACGAGCGGCCCGCGACGCAGCCGTGGCCCGTGCAGCCGACGCTCTTCGAGATGCAGAGTGCTCACGAAGAGGGCGGCGAACGCGTCTTCTTGGCGAGCACGGTCGAGTTCTTGACCAACTCAGCCGGAGAGGTGCGTGCCATTCGCGTCGCCGAGACTGAGTATGTCGACGGCGCGCGCGTGCCCAAAGCGGGCACCGAGCGCGAGATCCCTGCCGACCTCGTGCTCTTGGCTCTCGGCTTCACTGGCGCGCAGGGCGACGCGCTCGATGAGCAGATCGGGCTGCCCCTCGATGCCTCGGGGGCGATGAGCCGCGGGGCCGACTACACCACCAACGAAGCTGGCATCTTCGTCGCCGGTGACGCGGGGCGGGGCGCATCACTGATCGTCTGGGCGATCGCCGAGGGTCGAGCCGTTGCTGCGGCCGTCGACGCCTATCTGCAAGGCTCGAGTGACCTGCCCGCACCAGTGAGGGCCACTGATCGACCACTGACCGTCTAGGCACACGCACGACCTCGAACTTCGCACCACCCCTACCACCACCAGCACGTGAGGAACCCATGAGACGCGCCAAGATCGTTGCCACCCTCGGGCCGGCGACAGCCAGTTACGAGAACATTCGAGCCATCATCGAAGCGGGCGTCAACGTCGCGCGCATGAACCTGAGCCACGGCACCTACGACGTTCACGAAGAGGTGTATCGCAACGTGCGCCAGGCGTCGCACGACGCCAAGAAGCCGGTGGCGATTCTCGTCGACCTGCAGGGGCCGAAGATCAGGCTCGGAAAGTTCGAGAATGGTCCGCACCTTCTCGCCGAGGGCGACATCTTCACCATCACGACAGAAGACATCCTCGGCACGAAAGACATCTGCTCGACCACCTTCAAGGGTCTCCCTGCCGATGTGAACCCCGGCGACTTCCTGCTCATCGACGACGGCAAGGTGCGCGTGCGCGTGCTCGACAGCGACGGTGTGCGGGTGCGCACCGAGGTGGTCGTCGCCGGCCCCGTGTCGAACAACAAGGGCATCAACCTTCCGGGAGTCGCGGTCAACGTGCCCGCGCTCTCAGAGAAAGACGAAGACGATCTGCGCTGGGGCCTCGGGCTCGGCGCCGACTACATCGCCCTGTCGTTCGTGCGCAATGCCTCAGACGTCAACCGGGTGCACCAGATCATGCGAGAAGAGGGTCGAACGGTTCCCGTCATCGCCAAGATCGAGAAGCCGCAGGCCGTCGACAACCTCGAAGAGATCGTCGACGCGTTCGACGGCATCATGGTCGCCCGCGGAGACCTCGGCGTCGAGCTGCCGCTCGAAGCAGTGCCGATCGTGCAGAAGCGCGCCGTCGAACTCGCCCGGCGGATGGCCAAGCCGGTCATTGTCGCGACGCAGATGCTCGAGTCGATGATCAGCAGCCCCATTCCCACTCGTGCCGAGACCAGCGACGTCGCGAACGCCGTGCTCGATGGGGCCGACGCGGTCATGCTCAGTGGTGAGACGAGCGTGGGGGAGTTTCCGGTCATCACCGTCTCGACCATGGCTCGCATCATCGCGTCGACCGAAGAGCACGGCCTCGAGCGCATCCCGCCCTTGGGCACCAAGCCGCGCACTCAAGGCGGAGCCATCACCCTCGCGGCCGCAGAGGTGGCCGACTTCGTCGAGGCGAAGTTCGTCTGCGTCTTCACCGAGTCGGGTGACTCCGCTCGGCGCATGTCGCGACTGCGCTTCCGCATTCCCATGAAGGCGTTCACCCCCTACGAGTCGATTCAGCGTCGCATGTCGTTGACCTGGGGCATCGAGTCATACCTGGTCGACCGGGTGACCCACACCGATGAGATGTATCGGCAGGTCGATGAGACCCTCTTGCGCGAAGGGCTCGCAGACGAGGGCGACAAGATCGTCGTCATCTCGGGGTCGCCCCCCGGCATCTCCGGCTCGACCAACGACCTGCGTGTGCACGTCGTCGGCGATGCCATCAACGCCAAGGCGCCGGCGTGGCAGGCTGGCGAGCACGCAGACTAGAGCGTCAGTCGGTCGGCGGCGTGACGCCGTTGCGCTCTGAGAACGCGAATTCGGGGTCGGCGGCACGCCACCGATCGGCGACGAGTTCGAACGGCAGCGTCTCGACGAGGGGGCGCACCGCCTCGTCGTCGTCGCCGTCGAAGCGCACCGTGATCTCTGCGCCATCGATCTCGCCCCCGACCCCTGCATAGCGCGCGCCGCGCAACTGCAGCCACTCGACCGCCTGCGAGTCCCAGCGCGACCCGGCGAGGATGCCTGCGCGGTAGTCGTGCGTTCGCGCGGTGTAGAGGTCGACGTGAGCCCAATCGCCGGTCTCGCAGGCGACCGCAAGACGCCGCGGAAGCTCGCGAATCATGAGTGCTGCCTGCTGCGCTGAGCCGAAGCGCTCGACCGGAGCGAGAACATGGGTGCCGAATGCCGAGAGCAGCAGGTCGGCGAGATCGTCGAGCCAGGCCGCACTGCTCTCGAGCAGTGCGTGGCTCGACTGCGCTGCCGCGGTCAGCGCGCGAGCCGCGTCGCGAGACTCTGCGAGGGCGAGCAGACGCTCGAGCACGACGATGGTGTGCCGATAGGTGCGGCTCGCGACTCCGCTGACCTCCACCCCGGCGTGCAGCGGGCTCACCGCATCGGCCATGCCCGCCAGCGCAGACTCGCCGTCATTCGTGACGGCGATCAGTCGCCCGTGGCCGGCGAATCGCTCAGCCGCCGTGATGACCTCGGCGCTGCGCCCGGTCGCCGAGACCGCGATGACCACGAGGTCGTGCGACGGGGGTGGCAGCTGCTCGGTGCTCGCCAGCTCGTCCCATACGACCATGCCGCGCGCTCGCGCTCTGCGGCTGACGCCCGCGGCCGCATAGCGGCTAGACCCCATGCCGATGATGAGCAGGCGTGAGTGCGGGGTGGCGCGAAGAAGGTCGACCCCGTCATCCGGGTGGTCGAGCTGCTCCGCGAGGGCGAGATAGCGCTCGGGAATCTGCGTCAGGTCGTCGGCAAAGCGGGCGGTATCCATGAAGGGTCCTCTGCGTCGGGTCGGGGCGAGTAGCGGTGAGAGATGGCCCAGTCGGCCGCGTACGACCACCGCGGCAAGTAGTCTCGCGCGTACGTCAGCTCGCGCACGAGCTGCGCGGCCCGCAGCCCGGGCAGACGCGCGGCGTCAAGCAGCTCGCTCGATCCTCGACGGGCGAGCTCAGTGCGGTACGCCGAGAGTAGCTGCTGCTGCATCTGCGTGCACCAGTCGATGATGCGGGGGTCATCGTGCTGGCGCCGCTTGGCAGCGATCGCTCCCACGAGGTCGATCGAGACGAGCAGGTGAGCGAGATCGACGGCGGCATCGGCCTCGTCGTGGCCGAGCGCCGCTTGTGGGTCGCCGTCGAAGTCGATGAGCGTGAACCGATGGTCGAGATCGCGCAGCAGTTGTCCGAGGTGCAGGTCGCCGTGGATGGCGAAGCGAGGCGCCGAGCCCGCGGTGAGGGCTGTCACGTCGTGCAGCATCGCGTCGAGCCGTGCGGCCAGCCGGCGGGCGAGCGGGTCATCGTCGGTCGACAGTTCGTGGGCGTCTCGCACGAACGCGCTCACGAGGTGCGCATCATCCGCTGAGCAGCCGACGGCCTCGGTCTCGCGACGCAGCGCGGCGTGCACCCCGGCGAGCATCGCCCCCACCGCGGCCGGCCATGCCGTCGACGCGCCGCCGTCGAGGTGCGCCTCCAGTTCGTCGACGGCCCATGTCCAGCCGTCGACGGCCCCCGGCACGAGAGCCGTCGCCGTCGCGACGACCGCCACGTCGTCAGGGGAGTGCAGTTCGAGGGCGCCATAGAGCGTCGGCACGGCGTCGGGCGCGTGTCGTGACACCGCGCTCACGAGCCGCACGGCGCGATCGCCGTCACCCAGCCGTGTGGTCACCTTGATGATGACGACGTCGTCGATCACGACGTTCCAGTTGGTCATGTCGACGCCGTCGCCGACAGCCCTCTCGACACCGCGCAGTGGGGGCATCGTGCTGAAGACTCTCGCCTGCACCGCAGGCGGTGCCGAGCCGGCGCCAGCCAGCAGCCCGGCGATCGCTGCAGCGACTCCATCACCCGCGGCCGCTGGCTGATCGAGCGGCCCGAGCACGGCCACACGACCCGCAGCATCCCAGAGGAGCCTTCCGGGCCCGAGTGCGACGCTACCGGCGGTTGCGATGAGATCCTCATTCTTTGAACGGCAATTGAAACAATTGTGTTACAGACTCGGCGTTTCGACCATCTTGTCATTGTCGTCAGTTGCGACTCGGTGCAAGAATCGCCGAAACCCGTTCTGGGATCACCCCGTAAGGAGGCACCATGCGCATCACACGACCCGCCATGGCCGTGCTCGCCCTGGCCAGCGCAGGAATATTGACGGCGTGCGCCGGCACCGGCGGCACAGACCCGATCGACCCCGATGCTGACATCACCCAGCAGTCGCTCACCGTGAGCATCTGGGCCGACTACTACCCCGCAGACCTCGCAGAACGGTTCGAAGCCGAGACAGGCGTGCGAGTCACGATCGTGAACCACGCGACGAACGAAGACGTCGTCGCCAAGCTCACGACGGGCGCCGATTCGGGAATCGACGTCGCCTTCGTGAGCGGGCAGTACGCGCAGGCGCTGGCAGAGCAGGGCCTGCTCGCCACGCTCGAGAAGTCGCTGATCCCCAACGAGGCCAACCTCTACCCCGAAGCGGCCCAGCTCGACTACGACCCGGGCAACGTCTACTCGCTGCCGTACGCCTGGGGAACAACCGGGCTGTGCTACCGGCCCGACCTCACCGGTTTCGCGCCCACCTCGTGGGGCGACCTGCTCGAGCCTGTCGACTCGCTGCAGGGCAAGGTCACGATGCTGGCGACCGAGCGCTGGATGGTGCTGCCCGCGCAGAAGTACCTCGGCTTCTCGGCCAACACGACCGACGCTGACGAGATGGCCGAGGTGCGCGCGCAGCTCGAGTCGACGAAGCCGCAGCTGCTGGCCTTCGACGACACCACGTTCTACGCCAAGCTCGTGAGCGGCGAAGCGGCGATGGTGCAGGCGTGGGACGGCTGGTGCAACTACGGCATCGCCGAAGACCCCTCGATCGAGTTCGTCGTGCCGAGCGAAGGCAGCGACCTCTGGACAGACACGATGACGGTGCTGGCATCGAGCCAGAACAAGGAGGCCGCCATGGCCTTCTTGAACTTCATCCTCGAACCCGAGGTGCACAGCTGGGTCGCCGAGAACATCCTCTACAAGGTTCCGAACCGCGTGGCCATGGAGGCACTCGACCCCTCGCTGATCGAGGCGTTCCCGAACATGGGCATCACCCCGGCCGAGCTGCTCGAGCAAGAGGTGCTCGTCGACTTGGGCGAGTTCACGGTCGAGTACTCGCGACTCGCCACCGAGATCCAGGCAGGCTGACCCGCGGCATGCCGGCTGTCTCGACTCGCGCGCCCGGCGGCGCGGTGGGCTCTCGCCCGCCCCGCCGCTGGGCGCCGGTCGCCTTGCTCGGCCCGGGGTCGCTGTACCTCGCGCTGTTCTTCCTCGTTCCCCTCGGCCTGATCGTCGGCTACGCCTTCCTGACGCGCGGCCGCTTCGGGGGAGTGGTGCCCGAGTTCACGCTCGACAACTTCGCCAGACTCGTCGAGCCGGTGTATGTGCAGGTCATCACGACCTCGCTCGGAACGGCGGCGATCACCACCCTGCTCGCACTCGCGCTGGGTTTTCCGACCGCATACGTCATCTCGCGACTGCCGCGTCGGTGGCGCACTACTGCGCTGATTCTGGTGCTCCTGCCGTTCTGGACGAACTTCCTCATCCGCACCTACGCCTGGATCATCCTGCTGAACGACGCTGGCTGGATCAACGGCGCGCTCGTCGCGGTCGGCATCGTCGACGAACCGATCAGGATGCTCTACACCCAGCCTGCGGTCGTCGTCGGCCTGCTCTACATCTACCTGCCGCTCATGATCCTGCCCCTCTATTCGGCCATCGAGCGCATCGATCCCTCGCTCGAAGAAGCGGCGACGAACCTCGGAGCATCCCGGTGGCGCGTCTTCCGCACCGTCACGATTCCGCTGGCACTCCCCGGCATGCTGATCGGGTGCGTATTCGTCTTCGTGCCGTCGATGGCGAACTTCGTGATTCCAGAGCTCATCGGCGGCGGCAAGTCGTTGCTGCTCGGCAACCTCATCCGCGACCAGTTCCTCAAGGCACGAGACTGGCCATTCGGTGCCGCTCTCGCACTCGTGCTGACGGCGATCCTCGTGCTGCTGCTGGTCTTGCAGGCACGGGCGGCAGCCAGAGCCGAAGGGGGTGGCGATCGTGCGCACACCTAGAGCATTCGCCGCGCCGTTCTGGCTGACCTTCGCGTTTCTGTACATTCCGATCGTCGTGGTCGTCATCATGTCGTTCAACGCCTCATCGAGCCTGTTCGTGTGGCGCGGGTTCTCACTCGAGTGGTACGCCGAGGTGTTTCGCGATGGCGCCCTGATGCAGGGCCTCGGCAACACCCTCATCGTCGCCTCGGGCTCGACGGCGATCGCCACAGTGCTCGGCACGCTCTTGGCCGTCGGCATCAGCCGGTACACGAGGTCGGGGCTCATCAGAGCCTTCGCGATCGCTCCGGCGCTGCTGCCAGACCTCTTGCTCGCCATCGGGCTCTTGAGCCTGTTCGGCCTCGTGCAGCTGACGCTCGGGCTGCACTCCGTGCTCATCGCCCACGCGGTCTTCTCCATGGCCTTCGTCACGGCCATCGTGCTCGCACGCTTGTCGCACGTCGATCCGAGTCTCGAAGAGGCATCACGCGATCTCGGAGCGGGCCCCGTGCGAACGCTGCTTCGCGTCACGATCCCGCAGCTCGCACCCGGCATCGTCGCCGGGGCGCTGCTCGCCTTCACCCTCTCACTGGACGAGTTCGTGATCGCCTTCTTCACGGCCGCACCGAACACCCCCACCCTGCCGATGGTGATCTACTCGATGGTGCGCTTCGGGGTCACCCCCGAGGTCAACGCACTCGCGACCATGCTGCTCGGTGTCAGTCTTCTCGCCATCATCGCCACGCAGCGCCTCACCCGCATCACGGAGTCACTATGAGCCCATCACCCCTGCTCTCGATCCGCCACCTGCGCCACAGCTACGGCGACACGATCGCACTCGACGACGTGAGCCTCGACATCGGCGAGAACGAGTTCTTCGCGCTGCTGGGCCCCTCGGGGTGCGGCAAGACGACGCTGCTGCGGTCGATCGCGGGCTTCGAGCATCCCCGTGACGGAGACATCGTGCTCGACGGCGAATCGTTGCTCACGAAGCCCGCCCACCAGCGGCCGATCAATCTGATGTTCCAGTCGTACGCCCTGTTTCCGCACATGACCGTCGAGCGCAACATCGCCTACGGTCTTGA containing:
- a CDS encoding ABC transporter permease, which produces MPAVSTRAPGGAVGSRPPRRWAPVALLGPGSLYLALFFLVPLGLIVGYAFLTRGRFGGVVPEFTLDNFARLVEPVYVQVITTSLGTAAITTLLALALGFPTAYVISRLPRRWRTTALILVLLPFWTNFLIRTYAWIILLNDAGWINGALVAVGIVDEPIRMLYTQPAVVVGLLYIYLPLMILPLYSAIERIDPSLEEAATNLGASRWRVFRTVTIPLALPGMLIGCVFVFVPSMANFVIPELIGGGKSLLLGNLIRDQFLKARDWPFGAALALVLTAILVLLLVLQARAAARAEGGGDRAHT
- the pyk gene encoding pyruvate kinase, which codes for MRRAKIVATLGPATASYENIRAIIEAGVNVARMNLSHGTYDVHEEVYRNVRQASHDAKKPVAILVDLQGPKIRLGKFENGPHLLAEGDIFTITTEDILGTKDICSTTFKGLPADVNPGDFLLIDDGKVRVRVLDSDGVRVRTEVVVAGPVSNNKGINLPGVAVNVPALSEKDEDDLRWGLGLGADYIALSFVRNASDVNRVHQIMREEGRTVPVIAKIEKPQAVDNLEEIVDAFDGIMVARGDLGVELPLEAVPIVQKRAVELARRMAKPVIVATQMLESMISSPIPTRAETSDVANAVLDGADAVMLSGETSVGEFPVITVSTMARIIASTEEHGLERIPPLGTKPRTQGGAITLAAAEVADFVEAKFVCVFTESGDSARRMSRLRFRIPMKAFTPYESIQRRMSLTWGIESYLVDRVTHTDEMYRQVDETLLREGLADEGDKIVVISGSPPGISGSTNDLRVHVVGDAINAKAPAWQAGEHAD
- a CDS encoding glutamate synthase subunit beta, producing the protein MADPRGFITVPERELPPRRPVPIRLMDWKEVYEQGDPSVLRRQAGRCMDCGIPFCHQGCPLGNLIPEWNDLTWRGEGRQAIERLHATNNFPEFTGKLCPAPCESSCVLAINQPAVTIKQVEASIIENAWNNGWVHPVPPERLTGKTVAVVGSGPAGLAAAQQLTRVGHTVAVFEKDDRIGGLLRYGIPDFKMEKRHLDARLTQMQAEGTRFRAGVEIGLDITWDELRTRYDAIVIATGAPVPRDLPIPGRDALGVHFAMEYLTQANRVQAGDEVADQITAEGKHVVVLGGGDTGADCIGTAHRQSALSVTNLAIGQQPPHERPATQPWPVQPTLFEMQSAHEEGGERVFLASTVEFLTNSAGEVRAIRVAETEYVDGARVPKAGTEREIPADLVLLALGFTGAQGDALDEQIGLPLDASGAMSRGADYTTNEAGIFVAGDAGRGASLIVWAIAEGRAVAAAVDAYLQGSSDLPAPVRATDRPLTV
- a CDS encoding SIS domain-containing protein; translation: MDTARFADDLTQIPERYLALAEQLDHPDDGVDLLRATPHSRLLIIGMGSSRYAAAGVSRRARARGMVVWDELASTEQLPPPSHDLVVIAVSATGRSAEVITAAERFAGHGRLIAVTNDGESALAGMADAVSPLHAGVEVSGVASRTYRHTIVVLERLLALAESRDAARALTAAAQSSHALLESSAAWLDDLADLLLSAFGTHVLAPVERFGSAQQAALMIRELPRRLAVACETGDWAHVDLYTARTHDYRAGILAGSRWDSQAVEWLQLRGARYAGVGGEIDGAEITVRFDGDDDEAVRPLVETLPFELVADRWRAADPEFAFSERNGVTPPTD
- a CDS encoding ABC transporter permease, encoding MRTPRAFAAPFWLTFAFLYIPIVVVVIMSFNASSSLFVWRGFSLEWYAEVFRDGALMQGLGNTLIVASGSTAIATVLGTLLAVGISRYTRSGLIRAFAIAPALLPDLLLAIGLLSLFGLVQLTLGLHSVLIAHAVFSMAFVTAIVLARLSHVDPSLEEASRDLGAGPVRTLLRVTIPQLAPGIVAGALLAFTLSLDEFVIAFFTAAPNTPTLPMVIYSMVRFGVTPEVNALATMLLGVSLLAIIATQRLTRITESL
- a CDS encoding spermidine/putrescine ABC transporter substrate-binding protein, whose product is MRITRPAMAVLALASAGILTACAGTGGTDPIDPDADITQQSLTVSIWADYYPADLAERFEAETGVRVTIVNHATNEDVVAKLTTGADSGIDVAFVSGQYAQALAEQGLLATLEKSLIPNEANLYPEAAQLDYDPGNVYSLPYAWGTTGLCYRPDLTGFAPTSWGDLLEPVDSLQGKVTMLATERWMVLPAQKYLGFSANTTDADEMAEVRAQLESTKPQLLAFDDTTFYAKLVSGEAAMVQAWDGWCNYGIAEDPSIEFVVPSEGSDLWTDTMTVLASSQNKEAAMAFLNFILEPEVHSWVAENILYKVPNRVAMEALDPSLIEAFPNMGITPAELLEQEVLVDLGEFTVEYSRLATEIQAG